The Neobacillus sp. PS3-34 genome has a window encoding:
- the hemC gene encoding hydroxymethylbilane synthase, producing the protein MRKIIVGSRRSKLALTQTNWVIEQLKKLGAPFEFEVKEIVTKGDRILDVTLSKVGGKGLFVKEIEQAMLNKEIDMAVHSMKDMPAVLPEGLTIGSIPFREDHRDALISRNHIPLKDLKEGSVIGTSSLRRSSQLLKQRPDLEIKWIRGNVDTRLSKLEEEEYDAIILAAAGLSRLGWATDVVTEFLDAESCVPAVGQGALSIECREDDKELLELLDKFTCEKTDRAVRAERAYLHKMEGGCQVPIAGFAYIDENEEIVLTALVASPDGKEVYKEEVRGMEPEDVGVRAASMLIEKGAKELIDKVKQELEGE; encoded by the coding sequence ATGAGAAAAATAATTGTTGGTTCAAGACGCAGTAAACTTGCATTAACACAAACGAATTGGGTTATAGAGCAATTGAAAAAACTTGGTGCTCCCTTTGAATTTGAAGTGAAAGAAATTGTAACAAAAGGAGACCGTATTCTTGATGTCACTTTATCCAAAGTCGGAGGCAAAGGATTATTCGTAAAAGAAATTGAACAGGCAATGTTGAATAAAGAGATAGATATGGCCGTTCACAGTATGAAGGATATGCCGGCTGTACTGCCAGAAGGTCTGACAATTGGAAGTATCCCATTTCGTGAAGACCATCGTGATGCGCTTATTTCCAGGAACCACATTCCGTTGAAGGATTTAAAAGAAGGCTCAGTTATTGGTACGAGCAGCTTACGCAGAAGTTCACAGCTTCTTAAGCAGCGTCCTGATTTAGAGATTAAATGGATTAGAGGAAATGTAGATACTAGATTAAGCAAGCTTGAAGAAGAAGAGTATGATGCGATTATCCTTGCTGCAGCAGGTTTATCCCGTCTTGGATGGGCAACTGATGTCGTAACGGAGTTTTTGGATGCTGAAAGCTGTGTGCCTGCAGTTGGCCAGGGAGCGCTTTCTATTGAGTGCCGTGAAGACGACAAAGAACTGCTGGAACTTCTTGATAAGTTTACATGTGAAAAAACAGATAGAGCCGTTCGTGCAGAACGTGCATACCTTCATAAAATGGAGGGCGGCTGCCAGGTTCCTATTGCAGGATTTGCTTATATTGATGAAAACGAAGAAATTGTATTAACTGCGCTAGTAGCTTCACCTGATGGCAAAGAAGTATACAAGGAAGAAGTTAGAGGTATGGAGCCTGAGGATGTGGGAGTGCGGGCAGCCAGCATGTTAATTGAAAAAGGTGCAAAAGAACTGATCGATAAGGTTAAACAGGAGCTTGAGGGTGAATGA
- a CDS encoding uroporphyrinogen-III synthase: protein MLKSIDTYDWIIFTSNVTVETLLSFYNKQELALFPKIAVIGERTQKVLNENGLKVSFLPSEYVAEAFAAEFAPYVKEGDRILIPKGNLARDVIAESLRKKGAAVDEAIVYETYMPEDSRVLLSEKLAKKDLDILLFTSPSTVEHFMDVVKENKLGDLIEECLIGCIGPVTKEKIQSYGLLVHAAPEVYTVEEMLKSMIVYIN from the coding sequence TTGCTTAAATCTATTGATACATACGATTGGATTATTTTTACAAGTAATGTTACTGTGGAAACACTTTTATCTTTTTATAATAAACAAGAGCTTGCGTTGTTCCCAAAGATTGCTGTAATTGGTGAGAGAACACAGAAGGTCTTAAATGAAAATGGTCTTAAAGTCAGCTTTCTGCCATCCGAATATGTAGCTGAAGCCTTTGCGGCTGAATTCGCTCCCTATGTCAAAGAAGGAGATAGAATTCTCATTCCAAAAGGAAACCTGGCAAGGGACGTAATAGCTGAATCGCTTCGAAAAAAGGGTGCGGCTGTTGATGAAGCGATTGTATATGAAACATACATGCCGGAGGATAGCCGGGTATTGCTCTCAGAAAAGCTTGCAAAAAAAGACCTTGATATTCTGCTCTTTACAAGCCCGTCCACGGTAGAACATTTTATGGACGTTGTGAAGGAAAATAAACTGGGTGACCTAATCGAGGAATGCCTGATAGGTTGTATTGGACCTGTTACGAAAGAGAAAATTCAATCGTACGGATTATTAGTCCATGCTGCGCCCGAGGTGTATACTGTAGAAGAGATGCTTAAAAGCATGATAGTCTATATAAATTAA
- the spoVID gene encoding stage VI sporulation protein D, producing MSQENQSCLRFSLEESIWFRKGQEVEELVSISLDPDITIQENDQYVTIRGSLELTGEYKSHNDSSENEEDPGLKYVQVVEEREAGVCEFSHRFPVDITIPNNRIQSIYDIDVVVESFDYSFPERSCMKLTSDLTISGLYGEQQHETAPEQFEPVVLHRNPQEDVEEVLEQEEQEQDAHYYASYEEDSFEAEARRQFEDEPPAEQHEFPTFPYQGIANSHPLDLFKQYARSEASTVPDTGTEEQFEQGEVTSEVQQAEHHAESSSSPEKAPVQQEVKKKKAPKKKSMSLTEFFARKEESDEVAKLKVCIVQRGETLDVLSERYDISVPNLLRVNNLEMNQDVYEGQVLYIPVVVAKK from the coding sequence TTGTCTCAGGAAAATCAGTCATGCCTTCGATTTTCTTTGGAGGAGTCTATATGGTTTCGAAAAGGACAGGAAGTCGAAGAGCTAGTATCCATATCGCTTGATCCGGATATCACCATCCAGGAAAATGACCAGTATGTAACCATTCGTGGTTCGCTGGAATTAACGGGCGAGTATAAAAGCCATAATGATAGCAGCGAAAATGAGGAAGATCCAGGTTTGAAATACGTTCAAGTGGTGGAGGAAAGGGAAGCGGGAGTTTGTGAGTTTTCCCATCGTTTTCCGGTTGATATTACCATTCCAAACAACAGAATCCAAAGCATCTATGATATTGATGTAGTAGTAGAGTCATTTGATTATTCGTTTCCAGAGCGGAGCTGCATGAAGCTTACGTCTGATTTAACCATTAGTGGATTATATGGCGAACAGCAGCATGAAACAGCTCCAGAGCAGTTTGAGCCGGTTGTGCTGCATAGAAATCCGCAAGAGGATGTAGAAGAAGTATTGGAACAGGAAGAGCAGGAGCAGGATGCTCATTACTATGCTTCCTATGAGGAAGACAGCTTCGAGGCTGAGGCCAGAAGGCAGTTTGAAGATGAACCTCCAGCAGAACAGCATGAATTCCCAACCTTCCCCTATCAGGGAATAGCAAATAGTCATCCATTGGACTTATTTAAGCAATATGCAAGAAGTGAAGCAAGTACTGTTCCCGATACTGGAACAGAGGAACAATTCGAACAGGGAGAAGTGACATCAGAAGTGCAACAGGCAGAGCACCATGCAGAGAGCTCTTCAAGCCCTGAAAAAGCACCGGTACAGCAAGAAGTGAAAAAGAAGAAGGCTCCTAAAAAGAAGAGTATGAGTTTAACGGAATTTTTTGCTCGCAAGGAAGAAAGTGATGAAGTCGCAAAGCTTAAGGTGTGCATTGTCCAAAGGGGAGAGACTCTGGATGTGCTTTCAGAAAGATATGATATTTCCGTTCCCAATTTGCTGAGAGTTAACAATTTGGAAATGAATCAGGATGTATACGAAGGCCAGGTACTTTACATTCCGGTTGTTGTAGCAAAAAAATAA
- a CDS encoding cytochrome c biogenesis protein, which translates to MFDIHMTRLHELTVVIYAFSVLLYFFDFIHHNRKANRAAFWLLAFVWILQTVFLFLYMMKTGRFPVLTIFEGLYFYAWVLVTLSLGINRLLRVDFIVFFTNILGFIVMVIHTFAPVQYGSHIIGQKLMSELLLIHITMAILSYGAFSLSFVFSLLYLFQYDLLKKKKWGKRLMRLADLTKLENLSYLLAVIGVPMLILSLILGLQWAILKVPGMSWYDAKVIGSFIVLTTYSIYLYLRIGRNLAGKTLALWNVGSFLIVLINFFLFGQLSSFHIWNS; encoded by the coding sequence ATGTTTGACATCCATATGACAAGACTGCACGAACTTACAGTTGTTATCTATGCCTTCAGCGTGCTGTTATATTTCTTTGATTTCATTCACCATAACCGGAAGGCAAACCGAGCAGCCTTCTGGTTACTTGCATTTGTGTGGATTTTGCAAACGGTATTTCTATTTTTATATATGATGAAAACAGGGCGTTTTCCCGTGTTGACCATATTCGAAGGCCTTTATTTCTACGCCTGGGTTCTGGTTACGCTGTCCCTTGGCATTAACAGGCTGTTAAGAGTCGATTTTATCGTTTTTTTTACGAATATTCTCGGATTTATCGTTATGGTTATACATACCTTTGCACCTGTTCAGTATGGGTCGCATATCATCGGGCAAAAGCTAATGTCCGAGCTGCTTCTCATACATATTACAATGGCGATTCTTTCCTACGGAGCCTTCTCACTTTCCTTTGTGTTCTCCCTGCTGTATTTGTTTCAATACGATTTATTGAAAAAGAAAAAGTGGGGAAAAAGGCTTATGCGCCTGGCTGATTTAACGAAACTTGAGAACCTCTCTTATTTACTTGCAGTTATCGGTGTTCCGATGCTGATATTGAGCCTGATACTGGGGCTGCAATGGGCTATATTAAAGGTTCCGGGCATGTCATGGTACGACGCAAAGGTGATTGGCTCCTTCATCGTATTGACCACATACAGCATCTACCTTTACCTTCGCATTGGCAGGAATCTTGCAGGGAAAACCCTGGCTTTATGGAACGTAGGCTCTTTTTTAATCGTACTTATCAACTTTTTTCTTTTTGGTCAATTATCATCATTCCATATTTGGAATTCGTAA
- the hemA gene encoding glutamyl-tRNA reductase, with translation MHTLVVGINYRTAPVEIRERLTFDPSFIADATKKLNTKKSILENVILSTCNRTEIYAVVDQLHTGRYYMKEFLSEWFGMEQDEFSPFLFIYEEEAAVEHLFKVACGLNSMILGETQILGQVRSSFLLSQQEQTTGTVFNHLFKQAITLAKRGHSETDIGANAVSVSYAAVELAKKIFGSLENKHVLIFGAGKMGELAAQNLQGSGVKKVTVINRTFEKAVGLAEKFDGQARTMQELQASLTEADILISSTGSNGIVITKEMMAAVEKMRKGKPLFMVDIAVPRDLDPNIAELENVFLYDIDDLEGIVEANLQERKKAAEKISIMVEKEIVEFKQWLGLLGVVPVITALREKALAIQSETMESIERKLPELSERDKKVLNKHTKSIINQLLKDPILQAKELAARPDAEDALDLFVKIFNIEALVEEQNQLKAAEPVKMMVQAPQASFQS, from the coding sequence ATGCATACGTTAGTGGTCGGTATTAACTATAGAACAGCCCCTGTTGAAATCAGAGAACGGCTCACTTTTGATCCATCCTTTATTGCGGATGCGACAAAAAAATTAAACACCAAGAAGAGCATTTTGGAGAATGTTATTCTTTCAACCTGCAACCGTACGGAAATTTATGCAGTGGTTGACCAACTGCATACTGGCCGTTACTATATGAAAGAATTTTTATCTGAGTGGTTTGGCATGGAACAGGACGAATTTTCTCCTTTCCTTTTCATATATGAGGAAGAGGCGGCCGTCGAGCATTTGTTCAAAGTAGCCTGCGGACTTAACTCCATGATTCTTGGTGAAACGCAGATTCTTGGGCAGGTTCGTTCCAGCTTCCTGCTATCTCAACAGGAGCAGACAACAGGTACAGTGTTTAACCATCTTTTTAAACAGGCAATCACGCTTGCCAAGCGCGGCCATTCTGAAACAGATATTGGTGCCAATGCCGTTTCAGTCAGTTATGCGGCAGTTGAACTTGCAAAGAAAATTTTTGGGTCCCTCGAAAATAAACATGTACTTATTTTTGGTGCAGGAAAAATGGGCGAACTAGCCGCCCAGAATTTACAAGGCAGCGGAGTGAAAAAAGTAACGGTCATCAACCGTACATTCGAGAAAGCTGTCGGGCTTGCGGAAAAATTTGACGGTCAGGCAAGGACTATGCAGGAGCTTCAGGCTTCATTAACCGAAGCGGATATTTTAATCAGCTCAACTGGCTCAAATGGGATTGTCATTACAAAAGAGATGATGGCAGCTGTGGAAAAAATGCGGAAGGGTAAACCGCTTTTTATGGTTGATATCGCCGTACCACGTGATTTAGACCCGAATATTGCAGAACTGGAAAATGTCTTTTTATATGATATAGATGATTTAGAAGGAATTGTGGAAGCAAACCTTCAGGAAAGAAAAAAGGCTGCAGAAAAAATCTCGATTATGGTAGAAAAAGAGATAGTAGAATTTAAGCAGTGGCTTGGTTTGCTTGGAGTTGTCCCAGTCATTACTGCCTTAAGGGAAAAAGCGCTGGCGATCCAGTCTGAGACGATGGAAAGCATTGAACGAAAGCTCCCTGAACTGTCAGAACGGGATAAAAAAGTATTAAACAAACATACAAAGAGTATTATTAACCAGCTTTTAAAAGATCCTATTTTGCAGGCAAAGGAATTGGCTGCACGGCCGGATGCTGAAGATGCTCTGGATTTATTCGTGAAAATCTTTAATATAGAAGCTCTTGTTGAAGAGCAAAATCAACTGAAAGCAGCCGAACCAGTTAAGATGATGGTTCAAGCACCTCAGGCTTCCTTTCAGTCGTAA
- the ysxE gene encoding spore coat protein YsxE: MSESNRLGVLEPILKNYLIEPYFIEDYGKVQKIYSNKGTFALKKIPPNNGTDFIRHVHQLYQKGFNRIVPIYPTMDGRYAVLENQDLYYLMPWLPNEEREDRNERHQQLFRELARLHTLSAKEIPVKKEDRKEHYEKTIQQLEKNQELLDGFIETCEKKTYMSPFELLFSLYYNEISQALGFSKTKFEEWYENTKDQEKARMVINHGKISTEHFLYDEKGYGYFINFEGARYGSPIHDLLPFLSRSLKTHPKRNEESIDWVYYYLKYFPYKPDEKLLFLSYLAHPGPILQVAERYLKKSRTANELKLVRQLQKHYWLLKNAEYVVMRISEIDAQQQAKEGAQQQAKEEGAQQ, translated from the coding sequence ATGAGTGAATCAAATCGGCTTGGAGTGCTGGAACCCATATTGAAAAATTATTTAATTGAGCCTTATTTTATTGAGGATTATGGTAAAGTACAAAAAATTTACTCCAACAAAGGCACATTCGCTTTAAAGAAAATTCCTCCCAATAATGGCACTGACTTTATTCGCCATGTCCATCAGCTTTACCAGAAAGGCTTTAATAGGATTGTTCCCATCTATCCTACAATGGATGGCAGATACGCAGTGCTTGAAAATCAGGATTTGTATTATTTGATGCCCTGGCTTCCTAATGAAGAAAGAGAGGACAGGAATGAGAGGCATCAACAGCTGTTTCGTGAGCTTGCGAGACTTCACACATTATCAGCCAAGGAAATTCCAGTAAAAAAAGAGGACAGGAAAGAACACTACGAAAAAACCATCCAGCAGCTGGAAAAAAATCAAGAACTGCTGGATGGATTTATCGAGACTTGCGAGAAAAAAACCTATATGTCTCCTTTCGAGCTGCTGTTTTCCTTGTACTATAATGAAATAAGCCAGGCGCTGGGATTTTCCAAAACGAAGTTCGAGGAATGGTATGAAAATACGAAGGATCAGGAAAAGGCAAGAATGGTTATCAACCATGGGAAAATATCGACAGAACATTTTCTATACGATGAAAAGGGTTATGGATATTTCATCAATTTTGAAGGTGCCAGATATGGTTCACCCATTCATGATCTTCTTCCATTTTTATCTCGCAGTTTGAAAACACATCCTAAACGAAACGAAGAGTCCATCGATTGGGTTTATTATTACTTAAAGTATTTCCCTTATAAACCTGATGAAAAATTGTTGTTCTTAAGCTATCTCGCACATCCTGGACCTATTTTGCAGGTTGCTGAAAGATATCTTAAGAAAAGCAGGACAGCAAATGAATTAAAGCTTGTCCGGCAGCTGCAGAAGCACTATTGGCTTTTAAAAAATGCAGAATATGTTGTTATGCGCATATCGGAAATCGATGCACAGCAGCAGGCAAAAGAAGGTGCACAGCAGCAGGCAAAAGAAGAAGGAGCCCAGCAGTAA
- the hemB gene encoding porphobilinogen synthase: MELHFSRHRRLRQSANMRALVRENHLRAEDFIYPLFIVEGEKTKNEVSSMPGVFQISMDYLQEEMEEIVSLGIKSVILFGVPAEKDECGEQAYHDHGIVQEATRFIKDRFPEMIVVADTCLCEYTSHGHCGVVEGDRVLNDASLELLVKTAVSQAKAGADIIAPSNMMDGFVAAIRAGLDEAGFEEVPIMSYAVKYSSAFYGPFRDAADSTPQFGDRKTYQMDPANRMEALREAESDVNEGADFLIVKPGMPYLDIVRDVKNNFNLPVVIYNVSGEYSMVKAAALNGWIDEKKIVLEMLVGMKRAGADLIITYFAKDAVRWLNEE; this comes from the coding sequence ATGGAACTCCATTTTTCACGTCATCGCCGCCTGCGCCAGAGCGCAAATATGCGTGCACTTGTTAGAGAAAACCATCTTAGAGCGGAGGATTTTATTTACCCGCTTTTTATCGTAGAAGGAGAAAAAACAAAAAACGAAGTCTCTTCCATGCCCGGAGTTTTCCAAATATCAATGGATTATCTCCAAGAGGAAATGGAAGAAATCGTTTCGCTTGGAATCAAATCAGTAATCCTATTCGGTGTGCCTGCTGAAAAGGACGAATGTGGAGAGCAGGCGTACCATGACCATGGGATTGTCCAGGAAGCAACCCGCTTCATAAAGGATCGCTTCCCTGAAATGATTGTTGTTGCCGATACATGTCTGTGTGAATATACGAGCCATGGCCACTGCGGTGTAGTGGAAGGAGATCGTGTCTTAAATGATGCATCGCTTGAATTGCTTGTCAAAACAGCCGTTAGCCAGGCAAAAGCAGGAGCTGATATCATTGCTCCATCGAATATGATGGACGGGTTCGTTGCTGCCATTCGTGCCGGCTTGGACGAAGCAGGATTCGAGGAAGTTCCAATTATGTCTTATGCTGTTAAATATTCTTCAGCTTTTTATGGTCCTTTCCGCGATGCGGCGGACAGTACGCCTCAATTCGGGGATCGCAAGACATACCAAATGGATCCTGCCAATCGAATGGAAGCGTTAAGAGAAGCAGAATCTGATGTTAATGAGGGAGCAGATTTCCTTATTGTTAAGCCGGGTATGCCATATCTTGATATCGTCAGAGATGTTAAGAATAACTTTAACCTGCCAGTTGTGATTTACAATGTCAGCGGTGAATACTCAATGGTCAAAGCAGCTGCACTGAACGGCTGGATCGATGAGAAGAAAATCGTCCTTGAGATGCTAGTTGGTATGAAGCGAGCTGGTGCTGATCTGATTATCACGTATTTTGCAAAGGATGCTGTCCGCTGGTTAAATGAAGAATAA